A region of Chitinophaga horti DNA encodes the following proteins:
- a CDS encoding histidine phosphatase family protein: MKAAKLVAMVGLLAACQPKQTPKTLIPVTEDSTFLTATVFLVRHAEKHPGVDSTLTAAGHQRAGDLYRRLHDSAIAKIYCTPYIRSGQTADSLRLLAHIDTVIYQADTTGESLIYEISRRNDWGKRILVIGHSNTLIPMMEALGVKPPVDSIGDRQFSYLFRIEKRRDGGTVKVSHYGLQ; the protein is encoded by the coding sequence ATGAAAGCAGCTAAATTAGTAGCAATGGTTGGCCTGCTCGCCGCGTGCCAGCCGAAGCAAACGCCTAAAACGCTGATCCCCGTAACGGAGGACAGCACGTTCCTGACCGCTACTGTTTTTCTCGTGCGTCATGCGGAAAAACACCCGGGCGTCGACTCCACACTCACTGCTGCAGGCCACCAGCGCGCGGGAGATTTATACCGCCGCCTGCACGATTCAGCGATCGCTAAAATATACTGTACGCCATATATCCGAAGCGGACAAACCGCCGACTCACTCCGCCTGCTGGCACATATCGACACGGTCATCTATCAGGCCGACACCACAGGCGAGTCGCTTATCTATGAAATTTCCCGCCGCAACGATTGGGGTAAACGGATACTGGTGATCGGGCATAGCAATACGCTCATCCCAATGATGGAAGCTTTAGGTGTAAAGCCGCCGGTAGATTCCATCGGGGACAGGCAGTTTAGTTATCTTTTCAGGATAGAAAAAAGAAGAGACGGCGGCACCGTTAAAGTAAGCCACTACGGGTTACAATAG
- a CDS encoding MarR family winged helix-turn-helix transcriptional regulator — protein sequence MSFYPSLGYLIFGTRLRRLSEYFLAEVNKVYEYEGIPFDASWFPLFYLLSQEPSLTLMDIATRLEVSHSAVSQLIAGLKKKGLVKTTKCEEDGRRQLVTFTVKGKALLARVQPVWQAIAVIMQQVAEQDARSKQLLDALTGLEATLDQQSLSARIFNELEK from the coding sequence ATGAGCTTCTACCCATCACTCGGCTACCTCATTTTCGGTACACGCCTCCGTCGCCTCAGTGAGTACTTTCTCGCCGAGGTAAATAAGGTGTACGAGTACGAAGGCATCCCTTTTGATGCCAGCTGGTTCCCTTTGTTCTACCTGCTGTCCCAAGAGCCTTCGCTTACTTTGATGGACATTGCCACACGGCTGGAAGTATCGCATTCGGCGGTCAGCCAGTTAATTGCGGGATTGAAGAAGAAGGGCCTGGTGAAGACGACGAAGTGTGAGGAAGACGGCCGACGGCAGCTCGTAACGTTTACGGTGAAGGGCAAGGCGCTGCTCGCCAGGGTGCAGCCGGTATGGCAGGCGATCGCTGTGATCATGCAGCAGGTGGCTGAGCAAGACGCCCGTAGCAAACAGCTGCTCGATGCCCTCACTGGCCTGGAAGCCACGCTCGATCAACAATCACTTTCCGCACGCATCTTTAACGAACTAGAAAAATAG
- a CDS encoding S9 family peptidase, protein MIRPKSILPLLLLPVCAQLKAQQLTVEKIMRDPKWIGTSPSGLFWSSDSKNLYFSWNPDKALSDSLYYISTTDRTPRKTLADARSNIQTLAGGSWNKARTLFLYNQSGDLYLQDVKSGKTTRITHTAAYESGAQFGFNDTRIVYRNGSDLFSWDLKSGATEQLTRFMQGNKPESGSEKGSAADKWLKVQQLELIDVLKSRKEKRDAAEAFQKTLTKEETLRALYLEGKSLGQARISEDGQLVVYTLYKSGSNTSTNVPDYVTESGYTTDIPARSKVGTEGQGASELYLYDRKRDTVYTVKTDVIPGLTDKPDYRQNDTAKKAVKRDFRIGGLQWSPNNKYALIDVRSNDSKDRWLLVLDAANGQLKPLDRQRNEAWINYSLTGDQGWLNDHTVWYQSEATGYAHLYTQDILTGAKRQLTTGNYEVQQISLSSDKKYFYLHTNETHPGVVKFYRLPVNGGKAEVLTSLEGGIEAELSPDEKWIAFRHSASNQPWELYLQENKPGAKAVQITDQAQSAEFKTYAWRMPEVITFAARDGANVYARIYKPEAAKKNGAAVVFVHGAGYLQNAHKWWSSYFREYMFHNLLTDMGFTVLDMDYRGSAGYGADWRTGIYRHMGGKDLTDHVDGAHYLAKEHGIDPKRIGIYGGSYGGFITLMAMFTTPDEFKAGAALRSVTDWAHYNHGYTSNILNTPVEDSIAFTRSSPIYFAEGLKGHLLMCHGVVDTNVHFQDIIRLSQRLIELGKDNWELAVYPVEDHGFVEPSSWTDEYKRILKLFTSTLTGK, encoded by the coding sequence ATGATACGACCAAAATCCATCCTGCCCTTGCTGTTACTGCCGGTTTGCGCGCAGTTAAAAGCGCAACAGCTGACCGTAGAAAAGATCATGCGCGATCCTAAGTGGATAGGCACTTCTCCCTCCGGACTGTTCTGGAGCAGTGATAGTAAAAACCTTTACTTCAGCTGGAACCCGGACAAGGCGCTCAGCGATTCGCTGTACTATATCAGCACTACCGACCGCACGCCGCGTAAAACCCTGGCAGACGCCCGCAGCAACATACAAACCCTGGCAGGCGGCAGCTGGAACAAGGCCCGTACATTGTTTCTTTATAACCAGTCGGGCGACCTGTACCTGCAGGATGTAAAGTCCGGCAAAACCACCCGCATTACCCACACCGCCGCTTACGAAAGTGGTGCGCAATTCGGCTTCAACGATACCCGCATTGTTTACCGCAATGGTAGCGACCTGTTTAGCTGGGATCTGAAATCCGGCGCCACCGAGCAGCTAACGCGTTTTATGCAAGGCAACAAACCGGAGAGCGGAAGTGAGAAAGGCAGCGCGGCCGACAAATGGCTGAAAGTCCAGCAGCTGGAGCTGATCGATGTACTGAAATCGCGTAAAGAAAAACGCGATGCGGCAGAAGCTTTTCAAAAGACCTTAACGAAAGAAGAGACCTTGCGCGCCCTGTACCTGGAAGGCAAATCGCTCGGGCAGGCAAGGATCAGTGAGGACGGGCAGCTGGTGGTGTACACGCTGTATAAATCCGGTTCAAACACCAGTACCAACGTACCTGATTACGTGACCGAAAGCGGCTACACGACAGACATCCCGGCGCGTTCGAAAGTAGGCACCGAAGGCCAGGGCGCTTCTGAATTGTACCTGTACGACCGCAAGCGCGATACCGTGTATACGGTTAAAACAGACGTGATCCCCGGCTTAACCGACAAACCCGATTACCGCCAGAACGATACGGCGAAGAAAGCGGTTAAACGCGACTTCCGCATTGGCGGGCTCCAATGGTCGCCGAACAATAAATACGCGTTGATCGATGTACGTTCCAACGACTCAAAAGACCGCTGGCTGCTGGTACTGGACGCCGCCAACGGACAACTGAAACCGCTGGACAGGCAACGAAACGAAGCCTGGATCAACTACTCCCTCACGGGCGACCAGGGCTGGCTGAACGACCATACCGTGTGGTACCAATCAGAAGCTACGGGCTATGCGCACCTGTACACCCAGGACATACTGACCGGTGCGAAGCGGCAGCTGACGACGGGCAACTATGAAGTACAGCAGATCAGTTTATCCTCCGATAAAAAATACTTTTACCTGCACACCAACGAAACCCATCCGGGTGTAGTTAAATTCTATCGCCTGCCGGTGAACGGCGGTAAAGCGGAAGTACTCACGAGCCTCGAAGGTGGTATAGAAGCGGAACTGTCGCCCGACGAAAAGTGGATCGCGTTCCGGCACTCTGCCTCCAACCAGCCATGGGAGCTGTATCTGCAGGAGAACAAACCAGGTGCGAAGGCCGTACAGATCACCGACCAGGCACAATCCGCTGAGTTTAAAACTTACGCCTGGCGCATGCCGGAGGTGATCACTTTTGCGGCAAGAGATGGCGCTAATGTATATGCACGCATCTACAAACCGGAAGCTGCGAAAAAGAACGGTGCGGCCGTCGTGTTTGTACACGGTGCAGGTTATCTACAGAACGCACATAAATGGTGGAGCTCTTACTTCCGCGAATACATGTTCCACAACCTGCTTACTGATATGGGCTTTACCGTACTGGACATGGATTACCGCGGCAGCGCAGGATACGGGGCGGATTGGCGCACAGGCATCTATCGCCACATGGGCGGTAAAGACCTTACCGATCACGTGGACGGGGCGCATTACCTGGCGAAAGAACATGGCATCGATCCCAAACGTATTGGTATTTACGGCGGCAGTTATGGCGGTTTTATTACCCTGATGGCAATGTTCACCACGCCCGACGAGTTTAAGGCTGGTGCGGCTCTGCGTTCGGTAACCGATTGGGCGCACTACAATCATGGGTATACGAGCAATATTCTCAATACGCCGGTGGAAGACAGTATTGCCTTTACCCGCTCCTCTCCCATCTACTTTGCAGAAGGGTTAAAAGGTCACCTGCTGATGTGCCATGGTGTAGTGGACACGAACGTACATTTCCAGGATATTATCCGCCTGTCGCAGCGACTGATCGAACTGGGTAAGGACAACTGGGAACTGGCCGTTTACCCCGTGGAAGACCACGGGTTTGTAGAACCCTCCAGCTGGACCGACGAGTACAAACGAATTTTGAAGCTGTTTACCAGCACTTTAACTGGCAAATAA
- a CDS encoding bestrophin family protein: MINYNPKEWFTFIFRLHKADTVRKLTPMFIALAAYAALVAYLELHVFKLSDNSHLKNISLMHGLLGFVISLLLVFRTNTAYDRWWEGRRQWGTLVNISRSLAIKLQAILPEGHPARHYFRTMIPNFAFSLKQHLRNQYHPGELELDTPHEFTQEKHVPNQVAAQMMRKVQELYKEGLLNGDHLIIINEEMRSFTDVCGACERIKNSPIPFSYSVFLKKFIFFYVMTLPLGYVFSVGYIIVPMIVFIFYVLASLELIAEEIEDPFGTDANDLPTDTICNNIRLHVQQVL, encoded by the coding sequence ATGATCAATTATAATCCTAAAGAGTGGTTCACATTTATCTTCCGGCTTCACAAGGCGGACACAGTGAGGAAATTGACCCCCATGTTTATCGCGCTTGCGGCATACGCGGCGCTGGTAGCTTACCTCGAGCTGCACGTATTTAAGCTGTCGGACAATAGTCACTTAAAGAACATATCGCTCATGCATGGTTTGCTGGGCTTCGTGATATCGTTGTTGCTGGTGTTTCGCACCAATACTGCCTACGACCGCTGGTGGGAAGGCCGCCGGCAGTGGGGCACGCTTGTGAACATCAGCAGGAGCTTAGCCATCAAACTACAGGCCATTTTACCGGAAGGGCATCCGGCCAGGCATTACTTCCGTACGATGATCCCCAACTTTGCTTTCAGTCTGAAGCAACACTTGCGCAACCAGTATCACCCCGGCGAACTGGAACTGGATACACCGCATGAGTTTACCCAGGAGAAGCATGTACCGAACCAGGTAGCGGCACAGATGATGAGAAAGGTACAGGAATTGTATAAGGAAGGACTGCTTAATGGCGATCACCTCATCATCATTAATGAAGAGATGCGCTCGTTTACGGATGTATGCGGCGCCTGTGAACGGATCAAGAACTCGCCTATCCCTTTTTCATATAGCGTGTTCCTGAAAAAGTTCATCTTCTTTTACGTGATGACGTTACCGTTGGGTTATGTTTTCAGTGTAGGCTACATTATCGTACCGATGATCGTGTTCATCTTTTACGTGCTGGCCAGCCTGGAACTGATCGCCGAAGAGATCGAAGATCCGTTTGGCACCGATGCGAACGACCTGCCTACGGATACGATCTGTAACAACATCCGCCTGCACGTGCAGCAGGTGCTGTAA
- a CDS encoding SET domain-containing protein produces the protein MIKPYLYIDKSPGMGRGVFTKESIPAGTRIETSPVLVLSYDDTETVDKTKLHNYIFLWGKRETKSCIALGFCSVYNHAYQPNCEYEMDFSEETMSIITLRTIKKGEELFINYNGDVEDTSPVWFDVKRKK, from the coding sequence ATGATCAAGCCATACTTGTACATCGACAAATCACCCGGAATGGGCAGGGGTGTTTTTACAAAAGAATCCATCCCCGCGGGCACGCGTATAGAAACATCTCCTGTTTTGGTACTTTCTTACGACGATACCGAAACGGTCGACAAAACAAAACTGCATAATTACATTTTCCTTTGGGGTAAACGCGAAACCAAATCCTGCATCGCACTCGGTTTCTGCTCTGTATACAACCATGCTTACCAGCCGAACTGCGAGTACGAAATGGACTTCAGCGAGGAAACCATGAGCATCATCACCCTCCGCACCATTAAAAAAGGCGAGGAGCTGTTCATTAACTACAACGGCGATGTGGAAGACACTTCCCCCGTTTGGTTCGATGTAAAAAGGAAAAAATAA
- the hutH gene encoding histidine ammonia-lyase has translation MDQVFQYGSDHLTVAKTLGIAAGHIRGALSPATVDRINASHSHVKEIVQQHTTVYGINTGFGPLCDTKISEEDTRKLQYNILQSHSVGVGAPIAEEIARIMLICKVQALAQGYSGASLATIERIMWHIDHKVTPLVPEKGSVGASGDLAPLSHLFLPLIGLGEVWYKGEVLPAGTVLQKEGLPPIALGPKEGLALINGTQFILAHAVKGVQRFHNLLEAADIIGAMSLEGLMGTHKPFDPRLHDIRPFKGNQLVAHRLKTMLETSEIMASHVDCGRVQDPYSLRCMPQVHGASRTAWKHLEELTTIELNAVTDNPIIFSADDTISGGNFHGQPLALPLDYAAVAAAELGNISDRRCYMMIEGRYGLPKLLIQDAGLNSGFMIPQYTTAALVTENKTLCFPASADSVPTSLGQEDHVSMGSISGRKLHMILGNLEYILAIELLYAAQAVDFRRPLRSAAVIEAVHRFTREKVDFASADRIFAKDIAALHTIVSDHSIVRVANHVAHAQNIDLNGPYHESFRLS, from the coding sequence ATGGACCAGGTCTTTCAGTATGGTTCGGACCATCTTACGGTCGCCAAAACACTCGGTATCGCAGCCGGCCACATCAGGGGCGCATTGTCCCCGGCTACGGTGGACCGCATCAACGCCAGCCATTCGCACGTAAAGGAAATTGTACAGCAACACACGACGGTGTATGGTATCAATACAGGCTTCGGGCCTTTGTGCGATACCAAAATTTCTGAGGAGGATACGCGTAAGCTGCAGTACAACATCCTGCAAAGTCATAGCGTAGGGGTGGGAGCGCCCATTGCCGAGGAGATCGCGCGCATTATGCTGATCTGTAAAGTGCAGGCGCTGGCGCAGGGTTATTCGGGTGCTAGCCTCGCCACGATCGAACGTATTATGTGGCATATCGATCATAAGGTAACACCGCTCGTCCCGGAAAAAGGCTCTGTAGGTGCTTCCGGCGACCTCGCACCACTCTCGCACCTCTTCCTGCCGCTCATTGGTTTGGGCGAGGTATGGTACAAGGGTGAAGTATTGCCCGCAGGCACGGTGCTGCAAAAAGAGGGGCTACCACCCATTGCCCTCGGCCCGAAGGAAGGCCTGGCACTGATCAACGGTACACAGTTCATCCTGGCCCACGCGGTAAAAGGTGTGCAGCGCTTCCACAACCTGCTCGAAGCGGCAGACATTATCGGTGCTATGTCGCTCGAAGGTTTAATGGGTACACACAAACCTTTCGACCCACGCCTGCACGACATTCGTCCGTTTAAAGGCAACCAGCTCGTCGCGCATCGTCTTAAAACAATGCTCGAAACGTCGGAGATCATGGCTTCGCATGTAGACTGCGGCCGGGTGCAGGACCCTTACTCACTTCGCTGTATGCCGCAGGTACACGGCGCCTCCCGCACGGCCTGGAAGCACCTCGAAGAACTCACCACCATCGAACTGAATGCGGTAACGGATAACCCGATCATCTTCTCTGCCGACGATACTATCAGCGGCGGCAACTTTCACGGTCAGCCGCTCGCGCTGCCATTAGACTATGCTGCTGTAGCGGCTGCGGAACTGGGCAACATCAGCGACCGCCGTTGTTATATGATGATCGAAGGCCGGTACGGACTACCTAAACTGCTCATCCAGGATGCCGGTCTCAATTCCGGCTTCATGATCCCGCAGTACACGACCGCAGCGCTGGTTACAGAAAATAAAACGCTGTGTTTCCCTGCCAGTGCAGATAGTGTGCCCACCTCGCTGGGACAGGAAGATCATGTGTCGATGGGTTCCATCAGCGGACGTAAACTGCATATGATCTTGGGCAACCTGGAATATATACTTGCAATAGAATTGCTGTACGCCGCGCAGGCCGTGGATTTCAGGCGGCCACTTCGCTCGGCGGCAGTGATCGAAGCGGTACATCGCTTCACGCGGGAGAAGGTAGATTTCGCATCTGCAGATCGCATCTTCGCAAAAGATATTGCAGCCCTGCACACCATCGTATCTGACCACTCCATCGTGCGGGTAGCCAACCACGTGGCCCATGCACAAAACATAGACCTCAACGGACCTTATCATGAATCATTCCGACTTTCTTAA
- the mgtE gene encoding magnesium transporter, with translation MENEALLEKYEELTGQKAHAELKVYLDDQLITDIADLIYELPEEGSNIIEQLTISRAAAAFRILEFPVQEEIIREMRPSKIAELMNELPPDDRTSFLGELPSAAVKELIKLLDPEERKITLALLGYPETSVGRIMTPDYLSVKSTWTVQRVLEHIRRHGRDSETIDVIYVLDEQGKLLDDFRIREFLLVSPDTEVSTLMDDRFVALNVNDEQEEAIQEFRMENRVALPVTDDNGIMLGIVTIDDMLWIANEEHTEDIQKIGGTEALDEPYLDMPLLKLLKKRVGWLVILFIGEMLTATAMGFFEDEIAKAVVLALFVPLIISSGGNSGSQASTLIIQAMALGEISINDWWRVMRRELISGILLGSILGLIGFLRILLWNQLFHTYGEHTTLIGSVVGISLVGVVLWGTLSGSMLPLILKRLGADPATSSAPFVATLVDVTGLIIYFSVAYTFMSGILL, from the coding sequence ATGGAAAATGAAGCATTATTAGAGAAATATGAAGAGCTGACTGGACAGAAAGCCCATGCAGAACTAAAAGTGTACCTGGACGACCAGCTGATTACCGACATCGCCGACCTGATATATGAGTTGCCCGAAGAAGGCAGCAACATCATCGAACAGCTCACGATAAGCCGGGCAGCAGCGGCCTTCAGGATATTGGAGTTCCCCGTGCAGGAAGAAATTATCCGGGAAATGCGGCCTTCAAAGATCGCGGAGCTGATGAACGAGCTGCCGCCGGATGACCGTACATCCTTCCTCGGCGAGCTGCCCAGTGCGGCCGTAAAGGAACTCATTAAACTGCTCGACCCCGAAGAACGTAAGATCACCCTGGCCCTGCTGGGCTACCCCGAAACCAGCGTGGGGCGTATCATGACACCAGACTACCTGTCTGTTAAATCCACCTGGACCGTTCAACGCGTACTCGAACATATCCGCCGCCATGGCCGCGATTCAGAAACGATCGACGTGATCTATGTGCTGGACGAACAAGGCAAACTGCTCGACGACTTCCGTATCCGTGAATTCCTGCTGGTATCGCCGGACACGGAAGTGAGCACCCTGATGGACGATCGCTTCGTAGCGCTGAACGTGAACGATGAACAGGAAGAAGCCATCCAGGAGTTTCGTATGGAAAACCGTGTGGCGCTGCCCGTTACCGACGATAACGGTATTATGCTCGGCATCGTAACGATCGACGATATGCTTTGGATCGCAAATGAAGAACATACCGAAGACATACAAAAGATCGGTGGTACCGAGGCGCTGGACGAGCCTTACCTGGACATGCCACTGCTGAAGCTGTTGAAGAAACGTGTAGGCTGGCTGGTGATCCTGTTTATTGGCGAGATGCTTACCGCTACGGCGATGGGCTTTTTTGAAGATGAAATTGCAAAGGCCGTGGTACTGGCACTGTTTGTTCCGTTGATCATTTCGAGTGGCGGCAACAGTGGCTCACAGGCATCTACATTGATTATACAGGCTATGGCGCTGGGCGAGATCAGCATCAATGACTGGTGGCGGGTCATGAGAAGGGAACTGATATCCGGTATTTTACTGGGCAGCATTCTCGGGCTTATCGGCTTCTTACGCATCCTGTTATGGAACCAGTTGTTTCATACTTACGGGGAACACACGACACTCATCGGCTCCGTTGTAGGCATATCATTGGTGGGCGTTGTATTATGGGGAACGTTGTCGGGCTCTATGTTACCATTGATCCTGAAAAGGCTCGGGGCCGACCCGGCGACTTCGTCTGCCCCGTTCGTAGCCACCCTGGTAGATGTTACAGGGCTCATCATCTACTTCTCCGTCGCTTACACCTTTATGAGCGGCATCCTATTGTAA